CCTCGCCATTGAAGTAAACGAAGTTTGGTTCGTCCTTCTCCACCACGATAACCTCTCGCTTCCATTGCAAATGCAAGATCTTCAGCTCGTTTGAATGCGCTGACGAACAGTGGGACCAGGAGTGGGATAAAGGCCTTTACTCTTTCTTTAATCGGGCCGCTTGAGAACTCAGCCCCTCTTGCGGATTGTGCCTTCATAATCTTCTCTGTTTCTTGCAAAAGTGTTGGAATGAAACGTAAGGAGATCGACATCATTAAAGCGAATTCGTGAACAGGAAACTTTACCTTCTTTAAAGGCGCTAGAACACTTTCAATTCCATCGGTAATATCTATCGGTGTAGTCGTCAAGGTTAATAATGAAGTTAATATAATGAGAAATAAGAGCCTTAAAGCGATGAAAACTCCTTGAATAACGCCACCTTCGTGAATTTTCGTAAATCCGAGATCAAACAGTACCGGCCCTTCTTTCGTCATGAACAAGTGTAAAATCATCGTAAATAGGATAATCCAGAGAATCGGTTTCAAACCTTTAATCATAAACGATACAGGCACTCGAGAAAGTAATGCTGTTCCTATTGTGAAAATACCTAGTACACCGTAACTGACCCAATTGTTAGCCAGGAAAACGATAATCACGTAGATAAAGACCGCAATCAATTTGGCACGAGGATCCATCCTATGAATAGGGGACTGTCCTGGAACATACTGCCCAATAATAATATTATCCATCATTTCGATGACCCCACTTTCATTATGCGGTCAACGAGGTCTACCGCTTCCTCAATTGTGTATCCAGCTTCAAGTGTAGTACCGAATTGATCTTGAACCGCCTGAATGAATTTTGTTGATTCTGGAATATCCAAGCCGGCTTCACGAATCTTGTCCTCTTGCTCGAATATCTCCTTCGGACTTCCTTCCATAAATAAGGTGCCATTTGCCATAACGAAGATCTTGTCAGCATATCGAGCAGCGTCTTCCATACTGTGTGTAACAAGAATAATGGTAATGTTCTTTTCCTTCTGCAAAGAAATAAATAGTTCCATCATCTCGCGTTGACCACTAGGATCTAAACCAGCTGTTGGCTCATCTAAAATTAATACTTCAGGATTCATCGCTAACACACCTGCGATTGCAACTCGACGCATTTGACCTCCGCTCAGCTCAAAAGGTGAGCGTTCCAAATACTCGTCGTTTAAACCTACAAGCCGAAGCGTTTCCTTTGCTCTATTCTTTGCTGTTTTCTCATCCACACCAAAGTTAAGTGGTCCGAAGCAAATATCCTTTTCAATCGTTTCTTCAAAGAGTTGATGCTCTGGATATTGGAACACCATACCAACACGTTTACGAACTTCTTTTAGTTGTTTTGCTTTCTCATTCGCCCTAATCGTCTTACTCCCTATATGAACAGCCCCTGAGGTCGGTTTCAATAAACCGTTCAAATGTTGAATGAGAGTTGATTTTCCTGAGCCAGTGTGTCCGATAATTGCATAGAAACTTCCCGCTGGTACATTTATGGAGACATCATAAAGAGCTCGATGTTCTTTCGGTGTGCCTTCGCTATATATATGTGCTACTTGTTCTGTTGATAGTTCCATAACGCATCCACCAATTCTGTTTTTGTTAACGTCGGGTTCGAAAGTTGAATCCCTTTCTCGGTTAACATTTCTTGTACTTTCATCGAGAACGGTAGCTCAAGTCCAGCCTCTAATAACAAAGCTGTATTTTGAAAGACCTTTCGCGGTTCACCTTCAGCAACCATTTCACCTTGGTTCATCACAATCATTCGATCAGATTGAATCGCCTCTTCTAAGTCATGTGTAAT
This window of the Pseudalkalibacillus berkeleyi genome carries:
- a CDS encoding energy-coupling factor transporter transmembrane component T family protein, with the translated sequence MMDNIIIGQYVPGQSPIHRMDPRAKLIAVFIYVIIVFLANNWVSYGVLGIFTIGTALLSRVPVSFMIKGLKPILWIILFTMILHLFMTKEGPVLFDLGFTKIHEGGVIQGVFIALRLLFLIILTSLLTLTTTPIDITDGIESVLAPLKKVKFPVHEFALMMSISLRFIPTLLQETEKIMKAQSARGAEFSSGPIKERVKAFIPLLVPLFVSAFKRAEDLAFAMEARGYRGGEGRTKLRLLQWRGIDTLCLVSVGLLIVVLFLLRS
- a CDS encoding energy-coupling factor ABC transporter ATP-binding protein, whose protein sequence is MELSTEQVAHIYSEGTPKEHRALYDVSINVPAGSFYAIIGHTGSGKSTLIQHLNGLLKPTSGAVHIGSKTIRANEKAKQLKEVRKRVGMVFQYPEHQLFEETIEKDICFGPLNFGVDEKTAKNRAKETLRLVGLNDEYLERSPFELSGGQMRRVAIAGVLAMNPEVLILDEPTAGLDPSGQREMMELFISLQKEKNITIILVTHSMEDAARYADKIFVMANGTLFMEGSPKEIFEQEDKIREAGLDIPESTKFIQAVQDQFGTTLEAGYTIEEAVDLVDRIMKVGSSK